In one Hypomesus transpacificus isolate Combined female chromosome 18, fHypTra1, whole genome shotgun sequence genomic region, the following are encoded:
- the spata2 gene encoding spermatogenesis-associated protein 2: MDAKLREDLFRRYVASLERRLEDGGGRGGGAPEGARQGDGEALLSTATALLGAYQPDPGQRFRMVRFYEVVDKALRCQRGGSLRGLERAFHTLETLCTNLLLFPWKKEFRCIKTFTGPYVYHLQSAVCDADLRALLRSMGYSRDHELQYHAREHPGGPAHLRQLAFELFLAQAECRLLGEVVALARGTANELEALELRRGCRDDAAGCAEALRRRDSLGADVARLSVRPADAERAHPPHHLRRGGRPSKSVDVTDGAGHWHAAANKPVLKASLSLRKEPLFVDAEEDLKDEILRPGTAASLFSVAAPPAYSPVADFFPIQSPPSADPYSSYHLSSLDEIDLYTERGGAGPGGRQTPSRPSSRDARDGWVLKAHGGGGGGGVKCQGCGLGCSSLASCQRCDMILCPACHDVDPSPCCGLQDYPPKSPRPLDGYIPVKEKLSVYSNAHSHPLTLTHSLTHPHPQMAEKPLMVTKLFPSKSVAMAAPMGGASGAVPGGSRCGFCNKPGASHTCVTCSKVSCDTCMVLYAKDVCTRKNPQHSFVPNHQLNFKSGTISHLVYR, from the exons ATGGATGCCAAGCTGCGAGAGGACCTGTTCAGGAGATACGTGGCGTCCCTGGAGAGGCGCCTGGAGGACGGAGGAGGCAGGGGCGGGGGCGCCCCAGAGGGCGCCAGGCAGGGGGACGGCGAGGCCCTCCTCTCCACGGCCACGGCCCTGCTGGGGGCCTACCAGCCAGACCCGGGGCAGCGCTTCCGGATGGTGCGCTTCTACGAGGTGGTGGACAAGGCCCTGCGCTGCCAGAGGGGAGGCAGTCTGCGGGGCCTGGAGAGAGCCTTTCACACCCTGGAGACCCTCTGCACCAACCTGCTGCTGTTCCCCTGGAAGAAGGAGTTCCGCTGCATCAAG ACCTTCACCGGCCCGTACGTGTACCACCTCCAGTCGGCCGTGTGCGATGCCGACCTCCGCGCCCTCCTGCGCTCCATGGGCTACTCCCGCGACCACGAGCTGCAGTACCACGCGCGTGAGCACCCGGGCGGGCCGGCCCACCTCCGCCAGCTGGCCTTTGAGCTCTTCCTGGCCCAGGCCGAGTGTCGCCtgctgggggaggtggtggcTCTGGCCCGGGGCACCGCCAACGAGCTGGAGGCCCTGGAGCTGAGGAGGGGCTGCCGGGACGACGCGGCGGGCTGCGCCGAGGCGCTCCGCCGGCGGGACAGCCTGGGGGCCGACGTGGCCCGGCTGTCGGTGCGGCCGGCCGACGCCGAGCGCGCCCACCCGCCCCACCACCTGAGGCGAGGGGGTCGGCCGTCCAAGTCGGTGGACGTGACGGACGGCGCGGGCCACTGGCACGCGGCGGCCAACAAGCCCGTGCTCAAGGCCTCGCTCAGCCTGAGGAAGGAGCCGCTGTTCGTGGATGCCGAGGAGGACCTGAAGGACGAGATCCTCCGGCCCGGCACGGCCGCCTCGCTCTTCTCCGTGGCCGCCCCGCCCGCCTACAGCCCCGTGGCCGACTTCTTCCCCATCCAGTCCCCGCCATCGGCCGACCCGTACTCCTCCTACCACCTGTCCTCGTTGGACGAGATCGACCTCTACACGGAGAGGGGCGGCGCGGGCCCGGGGGGCCGGCAGaccccctcccgcccctcctcccGGGACGCCAGGGACGGCTGGGTGCTGAAGGCCCACGGCggaggcggcggcggcggggtGAAGTGCCAGGGCTGTGGGCTGGGCTGCTCCAGCCTGGCGTCGTGCCAGAGGTGTGACATGATCCTCTGCCCCGCCTGCCACGACGTGGACCCCTCCCCCTGCTGCGGCCTGCAGGACTACCCCCCCAAGTCCCCGCGGCCCCTGGACGGCTACATCCCCGTCAAGGAGAAGCTGTCGGTGTACTCCAACGCTCactcccaccccctcaccctcacccactccctcacccacccccacccccagatgGCGGAGAAGCCTCTCATGGTCACCAAGCTGTTCCCCAGCAAGTCGGTCGCCATGGCGGCGCCCATGGGGGGGGCCAGCGGCGCCGTCCCGGGCGGCTCGCGCTGCGGCTTCTGCAACAAGCCCGGCGCCTCGCACACGTGCGTCACCTGCTCCAAGGTGTCGTGCGACACCTGCATGGTCCTGTACGCCAAGGACGTGTGCACCCGGAAGAATCCGCAGCACAGTTTCGTGCCCAACCATCAGCTCAACTTCAAGTCTGGCACCATATCACACCTGGTCTACCGATAA